From Dromaius novaehollandiae isolate bDroNov1 chromosome 15, bDroNov1.hap1, whole genome shotgun sequence, a single genomic window includes:
- the SPRY4 gene encoding protein sprouty homolog 4, whose translation MEPRIAHSITAVPSAVMVQPFPDSRIPYGRLQHPLTVLPIDQVKTTHAENDYADSPTASRPGPGSQPPARCQRDVTHPWISFSGRPSSISSGSSTSSEQRLLDHMAPAAVAEQSSPRAVRVQPKAVNGKPPDPKGAAAPEPDKHFLLCEACGKCKCKECVLPRPLPSCWVCKQECLCSAQTLVSYCTCMCLVRGVFYHCANEDDEGTCADQPCSCARAHRCARWSFMGALSLLLPCLLCYPPAAGCLELAQRCYDRVSRPGCRCSNTNSVVCKALPDGEASRPGKPF comes from the coding sequence ATGGAGCCCCGCATCGCCCACAGCATCACCGCGGTCCCCAGCGCCGTGATGGTGCAGCCCTTCCCGGACAGCCGCATCCCCTACGGGCGGCTGCAGCACCCGCTCACCGTCCTGCCCATCGACCAGGTGAAGACGACGCACGCGGAGAACGACTACGCCGACAGCCCCACGGCctcgcggccgggcccgggcagcCAGCCGCCGGCGCGCTGCCAGCGGGACGTCACCCACCCCTGGATCTCCTTCAGCGGCCGCCCCAGCTCCatcagcagcggcagcagcacctCCTCGGAGCAGAGGCTGCTGGACCACATGGCCCCGGCCGCCGTGGCGGAGCAGTCGTCCCCGCGCGCCGTGCGGGTTCAGCCCAAGGCGGTCAACGGCAAGCCGCCGGACCCGAAGGGAGCCGCGGCGCCGGAGCCGGACAAGCACTTTCTGCTGTGCGAGGCCTGCGGGAAATGCAAGTGCAAGGAGTGCGTCCTgccgcggccgctgccctcgTGCTGGGTGTGCAAGCAGGAGTGCCTCTGCTCCGCGCAGACCCTGGTCAGCTACTGCACCTGCATGTGCCTCGTCAGGGGCGTCTTCTACCACTGCGCCAACGAGGACGACGAAGGCACGTGCGCCgaccagccctgctcctgcgcccGCGCCCACCGCTGCGCCCGCTGGTCCTTCATGGGTGCCCTctcgctgctgctgccctgcctgctctgctacccgcccgccgcgggctgccTCGAGCTGGCCCAGCGATGCTACGACCGCGTGAGCCGGCCGGGCTGCAGGTGCAGCAACACGAACAGCGTCGTCTGCAAGGCGCTGCCGGACGGCGAGGCCAGCCGGCCGGGGAAGCCCTTCTGA